A single window of Nicotiana tomentosiformis chromosome 1, ASM39032v3, whole genome shotgun sequence DNA harbors:
- the LOC104118521 gene encoding digalactosyldiacylglycerol synthase 2, chloroplastic, whose product MDKKQHIAIFTTASIPWLTGTSVNPLFRAAYLAKDGRMKVTLVVPWLPLIDQEHLFPNNITFNSHLEQENYVRQWVEERTGFASNFSIRFYPGKFSLDIRSILALGDITVVIPDDEADIAVLEEPEHLTWYHHGKRWKKKFRMVVGIVHTNYWEIVKRERNILVALLIKYINGWVVDIYCHKVIRLSAATQDLPRSVVCNVHGVNPKFLEIGLKTREKQQIRNQAFSKGVYYIGKKLWNKGYKELLDLLRDHQKELSGFEIDLYGSGEDSAQIDVEAKKLELAVRAHPGRDHADPLFHDYKVLLNPSTTDVVCTTSAEALAMGKIVVCANHPSNEFFIQFPNCRTYDDGDGFVKAILKALADEPAPLTDAQRHELSWEAATERFLRAAELDTVPTKKQSKTSSAPLSLASLSLTRKLEDASALVHFVGTGFLSSQPDEEQCKELGLKVPPKKTGFSSGKWI is encoded by the exons ATGGACAAGAAACAGCACATTGCCATCTTCACTACTGCAAGCATCCCATGGCTAACTGGAACTTCTGTTAATCCTCTGTTTCGTGCGGCCTATCTTGCAAAAGATGGTAGGATGAAGGTCACTTTGGTCGTTCCCTGGCTGCCGTTGATAGATCAGGAACACTTGTTTCCCAATAATATCACTTTTAATTCACACTTGGAGCAGGAAAATTATGTCCGCCAATGGGTGGAAGAGAGGACTGGATTTGCATCTAATTTTAGTATACGCTTTTATCCTGGAAAG TTCTCTCTAGATATAAGGAGCATTCTTGCTTTGGGGGATATTACAGTAGTTATCCCAGATGATGAAGCAGATATCGCAGTCCTTGAGGAGCCCGAGCATCTTACATGGTATCATCACGGGAAGAGATGGAAAAAAAAATTTCGCATGGTCGTAGGAATTGTTCACACCAATTATTGGGAGATTGTCAAGAGAGAGAGGAACATATTGGTAGCACTTCTAATAAAGTACATCAATGGTTGGGTAGTTGATATCTACTGCCACAAG GTCATTCGGCTATCCGCTGCAACCCAGGATCTACCAAGATCAGTGGTCTGCAATGTGCATGGAGTTAATCCAAAGTTCCTTGAGATTGGGCTGAAAACAAGAGAGAAGCAGCAAATTCGCAATCAAGCATTCAGCAAAGGTGTCTATTACATTGGTAAAAAGTTGTGGAACAAAGGGTACAAGGAGCTACTTGATCTTTTACGTGATCATCAAAAGGAACTATCCGGATTTGAGATTGATTTATATGGTAGTGGTGAGGATTCTGCTCAGATTGACGTGGAAGCTAAGAAGTTGGAATTAGCAGTTAGGGCTCATCCTGGACGTGATCATGCAGATCCTTTATTTCACGA CTATAAGGTGCTCCTTAATCCAAGTACCACAGATGTGGTTTGTACAACCTCGGCTGAAGCATTAGCTATGGGCAAAATTGTTGTATGCGCCAACCATCCGTCAAATGAGTTCTTCATCCAGTTCCCAAATTGCCGAacatatgatgatggtgatggaTTCGTTAAAGCTATACTCAAGGCATTGGCTGATGAGCCTGCCCCATTGACTGACGCACAAAGGCATGAGCTTTCTTGGGAAGCAGCAACCGAGCGCTTTCTTAGAGCAGCAGAGCTGGATACTGTGCCAACAAAGAAGCAATCAAAGACTTCTTCAGCTCCTCTTTCCTTGGCATCATTGAGTTTAACAAGAAAACTCGAGGATGCATCAGCCTTAGTACACTTCGTTGGGACAGGATTTCTGAGCTCACAACCTGATGAAGAGCAATGTAAAGAACTTGGCTTGAAAGTTCCTCCAAAGAAAACCGGATTTTCTTCTGGAAAATGGATCTAA
- the LOC104118529 gene encoding uncharacterized protein, with translation MLMGHADGFPNLGSSSKLLHSDPESEPDDDEEADTPEQILYMASFDELGAKSVQYDTIIWLSISLLLVLAWGIGIIMLLYLPIRRYVLKKEISSRKLYVTPDEIVYEVSRLSFVPFWGHVKFEKHIPLPLVIDIIIEQGCLQSMFGLHTFRVESIARGKAAPVDELQVQGVHNPGLLRKVIVTEASKVIHVGRSWRPVVQGGDGESISRMESLTQAPAVLRSPSKTLKLTGSPRHASMEPRSFVSSDFLLHKLEQVNKSVKKIEFLIEKSPATPGSS, from the exons ATGCTGATGGGCCATGCTGATGGGTTTCCAAATCTCGGTTCATCGTCGAAGTTACTGCATTCTGATCCTGAATCAGagcctgatgatgatgaagaggcTGATACTCCTGAACAGATACTATACATGGCTTCTTTTGATGAACTTGGAGCGAAAAGTGTTCAGTATGACACTATAATCTGGCTCTCTATATCGTTGCTGCTAGTTTTAGCTTGGGGTATTGGAATAATTATGTTACTCTATCTGCCCATACGAAGATATGTGCTCAAAAAGGAAATTTCATCACGCAAACTGTATGTTACTCCAGATGAAATAGTTTACGAG GTGTCAAGACTTTCATTTGTACCATTTTGGGGACACGTAAAATTTGAAAAGCACATTCCTCTTCCTTTAGTGATAGATATTATTATTGAACAAG GTTGCTTACAGTCAATGTTTGGTCTGCACACCTTCAGAGTGGAAAGTATAGCACGTGGAAAAGCTGCACCAGTTGATGAACTGCAGGTGCAAGGTGTACATAATCCTGGACTCCTAAGGAAG GTCATCGTAACTGAAGCATCAAAGGTCATACATGTTGGAAGGAGTTGGAGACCTGTGGTTCAAGGTGGTGACGGTGAAAGTATTTCTCGCATGGAGTCCTTAACTCAGGCTCCAGCTGTTTTGAGATCACCATCTAAAACTTTAAAG CTGACAGGCTCCCCACGCCATGCTTCAATGGAGCCCAGAAGTTTTGTATCTTCTGATTTTCTGCTTCATAAGCTTGAACAAGTTAATAAATCAGTAAAG AAAATTGAGTTTCTTATCGAGAAGTCCCCAGCCACCCCAGGAAGCAGCTAA
- the LOC104118543 gene encoding uncharacterized protein — protein MSSKKILIVGGTGYLGQHLLQEIQYTLPYALSLSFTYHTNPPLEPLLRAIPHVLPFHVDLQTGNGFDAISQNFGQPDVVVNCAALSIPRACEADPTAAMAINVPSVLVKWLSSFSNGGILLIHLSTDQVYEGTKSFYKEDDETLPVNVYGRSKVAAEQFISANYSNFAILRSSIIYGPQTVSPVPKSLPVQWMDSVLAKGDAMEFFHDEFRCPIYVKDLVTIIWTLTNRWISGREPIQLLLNVGGPDRVSRVQMAEAIAHIRGYNLSLIKPVSSSTVNRGVKSPADISMDITRLIQTLNMSTTAFRDGVKLTLEAELASAS, from the exons ATGAGCAGCAAGAAGATATTAATAGTTGGAGGCACAGGCTACTTGGGGCAGCATCTTCTACAAGAAATCCAGTATACTCTTCCATATGCTCTCTCATTATCCTTCACATACCACACCAACCCTCCTCTTGAGCCTCTACTAAGAGCCATTCCTCATGTCCTACCCTTCCATGTTGATTTACAAACCGGCAATGGCTTTGATGCCATCTCTCAAAATTTTGGTCAG CCTGATGTTGTGGTTAATTGTGCTGCACTTTCTATTCCGCGTGCCTGTGAAGCGGATCCTACTGCTGCCATGGCTATTAATGTGCCGTCTGTTCTTGTCAAATGGTTGTCAAGCTTTAGCAATGGTGGTATTCTTCTGATTCACTTGTCTACTGATCAAG TTTATGAAGGGAccaaatccttctacaaggaagATGATGAAACCCTTCCTGTTAATGTTTATGGAAGATCAAAGGTAGCAGCAGAGCAGTTTATATCTGCAAATTACTCAAATTTTGCAATTTTGAGGAGCAGTATTATTTATGGACCTCAGACTGTCTCCCCTGTCCCAAAATCACTTCCAGTTCAG TGGATGGATAGCGTTCTTGCGAAGGGAGATGCCATGGAGTTTTTTCATGATGAGTTCCGTTGTCCTATCTATGTTAAGGATCTCGTGACCATCATATGGACATTAACGAATAGATGGATCTCAG GGAGAGAGCCGATACAGTTACTTTTGAACGTGGGTGGACCAGATCGTGTTTCCAGGGTTCAGATGGCTGAAGCCATTGCACATATTAGAGGTTATAATTTGTCATTGATCAAACCAGTGTCTTCATCAACT GTTAACCGCGGTGTAAAATCTCCAGCAGATATATCCATGGATATCACCAGATTGATTCAGACACTCAATATGTCAACAACTGCATTTAGGGATGGTGTTAAATTGACACTTGAAGCTGAACTTGCTTCAGCATCATAG